In Entelurus aequoreus isolate RoL-2023_Sb linkage group LG13, RoL_Eaeq_v1.1, whole genome shotgun sequence, a genomic segment contains:
- the cnot9 gene encoding CCR4-NOT transcription complex subunit 9, translating into MLPTGAAVTNVTALAQVDREKIYQWINELSSPETRENALLELSKKRESVPDLAPMLWHSCGTIAALLQEIVNIYPSINPPTLTAHQSNRVCNALALLQCVASHPETRSAFLAAHIPLFLYPFLHTVSKTRPFEYLRLTSLGVIGALVKTDEQEVINFLLTTEIIPLCLRIMESGSELSKTVATFILQKILLDDTGLAYICQTYERFSHVAMILGKMVLQLSKEPSARLLKHVVRCYLRLSDNLRAREALRQCLPDQLKDSTFAQVLKDDTTTKRWLAQLVKNLQEGQATDARGIPLAPQ; encoded by the exons ATGCTGCCTACTGGAGCG GCTGTGACAAACGTCACAGCTTTGGCTCAGGTAGACCGAGAGAAGATTTATCAATGGATCAATGAGTTGTCCAGCCCCGAGACCAGAGAGAATGCCTTGCTTGAGCTCAGCAAAAAACGTGAATCCGTGCCGGACCTGGCGCCCATGCTGTGGCACTCCTGCGGCACCATTGCTGCCCTCTTGCAG GAAATCGTGAACATCTATCCTTCTATAAACCCACCAACACTTACAGCTCACCAGTCCAACAGGGTGTGCAATGCCTTGGCACTTTTGCAGTGTGTTGCATCACATCCTGAAACAAG GTCTGCCTTTCTTGCAGCTCACATTCCACTTTTCCTTTATCCTTTTCTCCACACTGTGAGCAAAACACGCCCATTTGAGTACCTGCGACTTACAAGCCTGGGAGTCATAG GTGCGCTGGTTAAAACCGATGAGCAAGAAGTGATCAACTTTCTCCTCACTACTGAAATCATCCCACTGTGTCTTCGGATTATGGAGTCAGGGAGTGAACTCTCCAAAACG GTTGCTACTTTCATATTGCAGAAGATCTTGCTGGATGACACCGGGCTGGCCTACATTTGTCAGACATACGAGCGCTTCTCTCACGTCGCCATGATCCTT GGGAAAATGGTACTGCAGTTGTCTAAAGAGCCATCAGCACGTCTGCTGAAGCATGTTGTCCGATGCTACCTTCGCCTTTCAGATAATCTCAG AGCCAGAGAAGCCCTGCGACAGTGCCTGCCAGACCAGCTGAAGGACAGCACCTTTGCCCAGGTGCTGAAGGATGACACCACCACCAAGCGCTGGCTGGCACAGTTGGTGAAGAACCTGCAGGAAGGCCAGGCCACCGATGCCCGGGGCATCCCGCTGGCCCCGCAGTGA